One Mycobacterium kubicae genomic window carries:
- a CDS encoding class I SAM-dependent methyltransferase yields the protein MTRSRRDRSLSFGSAAAAYERGRPSYPPEAIDWLLPPAAHDVLDLGAGTGKLTTRLVERGLDVIAVDPVPEMLEVLRGSLPQTRALLGTAEEIPLPDNSVDAVLVAQAWHWVDPARAVPEVARVLRPGGTLGLVWNTRDERLGWVRELGEIIGRDGDPVRDKVTLPEPFTDVSRHQVEWTNYVTPQALIDLVASRSYCITSPDEVRTKTLDRVRQLLATHPALANANGLAMPYVTVCVRATLAE from the coding sequence GTGACTCGTTCCCGGCGTGACCGCTCCCTGTCGTTCGGCTCGGCTGCGGCCGCCTACGAGCGGGGCCGCCCGTCATATCCGCCCGAGGCAATCGACTGGCTGTTGCCGCCGGCGGCGCACGATGTGCTCGATCTGGGCGCGGGGACGGGCAAGCTGACCACTCGGTTGGTCGAACGCGGCCTGGACGTGATCGCCGTCGACCCGGTTCCCGAGATGCTCGAAGTGCTGCGTGGTTCGCTGCCGCAGACCCGGGCGTTGCTGGGCACCGCCGAAGAAATCCCGTTGCCCGACAACAGCGTTGACGCCGTCCTGGTCGCCCAGGCGTGGCACTGGGTGGACCCGGCACGCGCGGTCCCCGAGGTGGCACGGGTGTTACGGCCGGGTGGCACGCTGGGGCTGGTGTGGAACACCCGCGACGAGCGACTCGGCTGGGTGCGCGAGTTGGGCGAGATCATCGGGCGCGACGGCGATCCGGTGCGCGACAAGGTGACTCTGCCCGAACCGTTCACCGACGTGTCTCGTCACCAGGTCGAGTGGACGAATTACGTGACGCCGCAGGCGTTGATCGACCTGGTCGCCTCGCGCAGCTACTGCATCACCTCGCCGGACGAGGTTCGCACCAAGACGCTGGACCGGGTGCGTCAGTTGCTTGCCACGCACCCGGCGCTGGCCAACGCCAATGGCCTTGCCATGCCCTACGTTACGGTGTGCGTGCGCGCGACCCTGGCCGAGTAG
- a CDS encoding FAD-binding oxidoreductase produces MISRQRFLRDAAAALATSTVFPSVWARAEPGSGWSALASSIGGQVLLPANGDAFTSGKQVFNSLYDFASPAAVVKVTSQADLEKSVGFAAANKVKIAVRGGGHSYIGASTATGAMVLDLRGLPGGVKFDSATGDVTVPAATGLYAVHRALAGAERAIPTGTCPTVGVAGLTLGGGMGADSRHAGLTCDALKSATVVLPSGQTVTASADDHPDLFWALRGGGGGNFGVTTSMTFSTFATADSDVVRVVFAYAAAAQVLTGWQTWLAGADRNVWGLVTLSVNSSQGNCHVLATCPAGTGSAVAAAIKAAVGAEPTAVEHNTLGHMDLVMYLAGGSSTSSPRGFVAGSDVIGAMNHDAAQAIIDAIGKWPQAAGSASAVVDTLSGAVGEVDPAGSAFPWRRQAAVVQWYVEATGSEATAANQWVGVAHQAVQRYSVGGYVNYLEATTAAGRYFGSNLARLMAVRQHYDPDGLMYSGLYI; encoded by the coding sequence ATGATCTCTCGTCAGAGATTTCTTCGTGATGCGGCCGCAGCTTTGGCGACATCGACGGTATTCCCCTCGGTGTGGGCCCGCGCCGAACCGGGCAGCGGGTGGTCGGCGTTGGCCTCATCCATCGGCGGGCAGGTGTTGTTGCCGGCCAACGGTGACGCCTTCACCAGCGGCAAGCAGGTGTTCAACTCGCTGTACGACTTCGCCAGTCCGGCCGCCGTGGTCAAGGTCACCTCGCAGGCCGACTTGGAGAAGTCCGTCGGGTTCGCGGCGGCGAACAAGGTCAAGATCGCGGTGCGCGGGGGTGGCCATTCCTACATCGGGGCCTCGACCGCCACCGGCGCCATGGTGCTCGACCTGCGCGGGTTGCCCGGTGGGGTGAAGTTCGACAGCGCCACCGGGGATGTGACCGTGCCCGCCGCAACCGGCCTGTATGCGGTCCATCGGGCGTTGGCCGGTGCCGAGCGGGCCATCCCCACCGGCACCTGTCCGACCGTGGGCGTCGCGGGCTTGACGCTCGGTGGCGGAATGGGAGCCGACTCCCGCCATGCCGGTTTGACCTGTGACGCGCTGAAGTCCGCGACGGTGGTGCTGCCAAGCGGGCAAACGGTCACGGCGTCGGCCGACGATCATCCCGACTTGTTCTGGGCGTTGCGCGGTGGTGGCGGAGGCAACTTCGGGGTGACCACCTCGATGACCTTCTCGACGTTTGCCACTGCCGACTCCGACGTCGTCCGGGTGGTGTTCGCGTACGCGGCGGCGGCCCAGGTGTTGACCGGTTGGCAGACGTGGCTGGCCGGGGCCGACCGCAACGTTTGGGGACTGGTGACTCTTTCGGTCAACTCGTCGCAGGGCAATTGCCATGTGCTGGCGACCTGCCCGGCCGGAACCGGCTCGGCGGTCGCCGCTGCGATCAAGGCGGCGGTGGGTGCGGAGCCCACCGCGGTGGAGCACAACACGCTCGGCCATATGGATCTGGTGATGTACCTGGCCGGGGGCAGCTCGACCAGTTCACCGCGCGGGTTCGTGGCAGGTTCGGATGTGATCGGCGCGATGAATCATGATGCGGCGCAAGCGATCATAGACGCGATAGGGAAGTGGCCGCAGGCGGCGGGGAGCGCCTCGGCGGTGGTGGACACGTTGAGCGGCGCGGTTGGTGAGGTGGATCCGGCCGGCTCGGCGTTCCCGTGGCGGCGCCAGGCTGCCGTCGTGCAGTGGTACGTGGAGGCGACCGGTTCGGAGGCGACGGCCGCGAACCAGTGGGTGGGCGTGGCACACCAAGCGGTGCAACGGTATTCGGTCGGCGGTTACGTGAATTATCTGGAAGCCACCACTGCTGCGGGGCGTTACTTCGGGTCGAATTTGGCTCGGCTGATGGCAGTTCGGCAGCACTATGACCCGGACGGGTTGATGTACTCAGGGCTTTATATCTGA
- a CDS encoding HNH endonuclease signature motif containing protein: MSSSTREEIAEVYAALRDSVSRVLELSYDVLTTPERLTYLAKQEDEWRRLPAARHELINQLVEQSSEEELGGRLPHALASRLRITRAEASRRIGEAADLGQRRALTGEVLAPQLTATAAGQRDGRIGGEHVRVIRDFFKRLPAHVDVETEEKAEAHLARLAGQYRPDQLAKLAERLMDCLHPDGDYTEDDRARRRGVSLGKQDVDGMSRLSGYLTPEARATLEAVLAKLGAPGMCNPFDETPCVQGTPSEDAIRHDMRSAAQRNHDGLVAACRALLASGDLGQHNGLPASIIVTTTLKDLEAAAGKGLTGGGTLLPMSDVIRLSRHAHQYLAIFDHGGEALALYHTKRLASPGQRIVLYAKDRGCTSPGCDVHGYYCEVHHVIPYAQCQTTDVNQLTLACGGHHPLAERGYITRKNSRGDTEWIPPAHLEHGQPRTNSYHHPEKLLCDGDDEPL, encoded by the coding sequence ATGAGTTCGAGTACACGTGAGGAGATCGCCGAAGTGTATGCCGCGCTGCGCGACTCGGTTTCTCGGGTGCTGGAGCTCAGTTATGACGTGTTGACCACTCCGGAGCGGTTGACGTATCTGGCCAAGCAGGAAGACGAGTGGCGTCGGTTGCCCGCGGCCCGGCACGAGTTGATCAATCAGCTTGTCGAGCAGTCCAGTGAGGAAGAGCTGGGTGGCAGATTGCCCCATGCGTTGGCGTCCCGGTTGCGGATCACCCGCGCCGAGGCCAGTCGTCGGATCGGGGAAGCCGCGGATCTGGGGCAGCGCCGCGCATTGACCGGAGAGGTGTTGGCGCCGCAACTGACCGCCACCGCTGCGGGGCAGCGCGACGGCCGCATTGGCGGCGAGCACGTGCGGGTGATCCGCGACTTCTTCAAGCGCCTGCCCGCCCACGTGGACGTCGAGACTGAGGAGAAAGCCGAAGCCCACCTCGCACGATTGGCCGGGCAGTACCGGCCCGACCAGTTGGCCAAGCTGGCCGAACGGCTGATGGACTGCCTGCACCCCGACGGCGACTACACCGAGGACGACCGCGCCCGCCGCCGCGGAGTGAGCCTGGGTAAGCAGGACGTCGACGGGATGTCGCGGCTGAGTGGCTATCTGACCCCCGAAGCCCGCGCCACGCTCGAGGCGGTGCTGGCCAAGTTGGGTGCACCCGGCATGTGTAACCCGTTCGACGAGACACCGTGCGTGCAAGGCACGCCGTCGGAAGACGCGATCCGACACGACATGCGCTCGGCGGCCCAACGCAACCACGACGGGTTGGTGGCCGCCTGCCGCGCGCTGTTGGCCAGCGGTGACCTCGGCCAGCACAACGGACTCCCGGCATCGATCATCGTGACCACGACGCTCAAAGACCTCGAAGCCGCGGCGGGCAAAGGCCTTACCGGCGGCGGGACGCTGCTGCCGATGTCCGACGTCATCCGCCTGTCCCGCCACGCGCATCAATACCTCGCCATCTTCGATCACGGCGGCGAGGCGCTGGCGCTGTACCACACCAAACGGCTCGCCTCACCTGGGCAGCGAATCGTGTTGTACGCCAAGGATCGTGGCTGCACATCACCCGGCTGCGACGTCCACGGCTACTACTGCGAGGTGCATCACGTCATCCCGTATGCGCAGTGCCAGACCACCGACGTGAACCAGTTGACCCTCGCGTGCGGCGGCCACCACCCGTTGGCCGAACGGGGCTACATCACCCGCAAGAACAGCCGGGGCGACACTGAATGGATCCCGCCCGCGCACCTGGAGCACGGCCAGCCGCGCACCAATAGCTACCACCACCCGGAGAAGTTGCTCTGCGACGGCGATGACGAACCGTTATAG
- the metX gene encoding homoserine O-acetyltransferase MetX, whose protein sequence is MTISDVPTQMLPAEGEVGVIDIGSLRTESGAVIDDVHIAVQRWGKLSPARDNVVMVLHALTGDSHITGPAGPGHPTPGWWDGVAGPGAPIDTDRWCAVATNVLGGCRGSTGPSSLARDGKPWGSRFPLVSVRDQVAADIAALAAMGITEVAAVIGGSMGGARALEWMVGHPDRVRAGLLLAVGARATGDQIGTQTTQIAAIKADPNWQGGDYYDTGRSPDDGLKIARRIAHLTYRSELELDTRFANETQHDEDPAAGGRYAVQSYLEHQGDKLLSRFDAGSYVILTESLNSHDVGRGRGGVRAALSQCPVPAVVGGIDSDRLYPLRLQQELAELLPGCGGLHVVDSVCGHDGFLVETDAVGELIRETLQLAEGACQR, encoded by the coding sequence ATGACAATTTCCGACGTGCCTACTCAGATGCTGCCCGCCGAAGGCGAAGTCGGCGTGATCGACATCGGTTCGCTGCGCACCGAAAGCGGCGCGGTGATCGACGATGTGCACATCGCGGTGCAGCGCTGGGGCAAGTTGTCACCCGCGCGCGACAACGTGGTGATGGTGCTGCACGCGCTGACCGGGGATTCGCACATCACCGGACCAGCCGGACCCGGGCATCCCACCCCCGGCTGGTGGGACGGGGTGGCCGGGCCGGGTGCACCCATCGACACCGACCGCTGGTGTGCCGTGGCGACGAACGTGTTGGGCGGTTGCCGCGGCTCCACCGGACCCAGCTCGCTGGCCCGCGACGGAAAGCCTTGGGGCTCAAGGTTTCCGCTGGTGTCGGTGCGCGACCAAGTGGCGGCGGACATCGCCGCGCTGGCCGCCATGGGCATCACCGAGGTGGCCGCCGTCATCGGGGGCTCCATGGGCGGTGCCCGGGCGCTGGAATGGATGGTGGGCCACCCGGACCGGGTGCGGGCCGGGTTGTTGCTGGCGGTCGGTGCGCGCGCCACCGGTGACCAGATCGGCACGCAGACCACCCAGATCGCCGCCATCAAGGCCGACCCCAATTGGCAAGGCGGGGACTACTACGACACCGGGCGCTCCCCGGACGACGGGCTCAAGATCGCCCGCCGCATCGCGCACCTGACCTACCGCAGCGAGCTGGAACTCGACACCCGCTTCGCCAACGAGACCCAGCACGACGAGGACCCGGCAGCCGGAGGGCGCTATGCGGTGCAGAGCTACCTCGAGCATCAGGGCGACAAGCTGTTGTCCCGGTTCGACGCCGGCAGCTATGTGATCCTGACCGAGTCGCTCAACAGCCACGACGTGGGCCGCGGCCGCGGCGGTGTGCGCGCCGCGCTGAGCCAGTGCCCGGTTCCGGCGGTGGTCGGTGGCATCGATTCCGACCGGCTGTATCCGCTGCGCCTGCAGCAAGAGTTGGCCGAGCTGCTGCCGGGCTGCGGCGGCTTGCATGTCGTGGACTCCGTTTGCGGCCACGACGGTTTCCTGGTGGAGACGGACGCGGTGGGTGAATTGATCCGGGAGACTTTGCAATTGGCCGAAGGCGCGTGTCAGCGGTGA
- a CDS encoding bifunctional o-acetylhomoserine/o-acetylserine sulfhydrylase: MSTDGTTDTDPTAHWSFETKQIHAGQHADTATNARALPIYQTTSYTFNDTSHAAALFGLEVPGNIYTRIGNPTTDVVEQRIAALEGGVAGLFLASGQAAETFAILNVAGAGDHIVSSPRLYGGTYNLFHYSLAKLGIEVSFVTDPDDVESWQAATRPNTKAFFAETISNPQIDVLDTPAVAEVAHRNGVPLIVDNTIATPYLIQPLTQGADVVVHSATKYLGGHGAAIAGVIVDGGTFDWTQGRFPGFTTPDPSYHGVVYAELGPPAYALKARVQLLRDLGAAASPFNAFLVAQGLETLSLRVERHVANAQRVAEFLADRDDVLSVNYAGLPSSPWYERGKKLAPKGTGAVLAFELPGGVEAGKAFVNALQLHSHVANIGDVRSLVIHPASTTHAQLSPAEQLATGVSPGLVRLAVGLEGIDDILADLELGFAAARKYGADTPAAGDAQAVAAF, translated from the coding sequence ATGAGCACTGACGGCACCACCGATACCGATCCCACCGCGCATTGGTCGTTTGAAACCAAGCAGATTCACGCGGGACAGCACGCCGATACCGCCACCAACGCGCGGGCGCTGCCGATCTACCAGACCACCTCGTACACCTTCAACGACACCTCGCACGCCGCCGCGCTGTTCGGGCTGGAAGTGCCCGGCAACATCTACACCCGGATCGGCAACCCGACCACCGATGTGGTCGAGCAGCGGATCGCCGCGCTCGAAGGTGGGGTGGCGGGGCTGTTCCTGGCCTCCGGGCAGGCCGCCGAGACGTTCGCGATCTTGAACGTCGCCGGCGCCGGTGACCACATCGTGTCCAGCCCCCGCCTGTACGGCGGGACGTACAACTTGTTCCACTACTCGCTGGCCAAGCTCGGCATCGAGGTCAGCTTCGTCACCGATCCCGACGACGTGGAGTCGTGGCAGGCGGCGACGCGGCCGAACACCAAGGCGTTCTTCGCCGAGACGATCTCCAACCCGCAGATCGACGTGCTGGACACGCCGGCCGTCGCCGAGGTCGCCCACCGCAACGGCGTGCCGTTGATCGTCGACAACACCATCGCCACGCCGTATCTGATCCAGCCGCTGACCCAAGGCGCCGACGTGGTGGTCCATTCGGCCACCAAGTACCTGGGCGGGCACGGCGCCGCGATCGCCGGGGTGATCGTCGACGGCGGGACGTTCGACTGGACGCAGGGCCGCTTCCCCGGCTTCACCACTCCCGATCCCAGCTACCACGGCGTGGTCTACGCCGAGCTGGGACCGCCGGCGTATGCGCTGAAGGCGCGGGTGCAGCTGCTGCGCGACCTGGGTGCTGCGGCTTCGCCGTTCAACGCGTTCCTGGTGGCCCAAGGACTGGAGACGCTAAGCCTGCGGGTGGAGCGGCATGTGGCCAACGCGCAGCGGGTCGCCGAGTTCCTGGCCGACCGCGACGACGTGCTGTCGGTCAACTACGCCGGGCTGCCCAGTTCACCGTGGTACGAGCGGGGAAAGAAGTTGGCGCCCAAGGGAACCGGTGCGGTGCTGGCGTTCGAGCTGCCCGGCGGGGTCGAGGCCGGCAAGGCGTTCGTCAATGCGCTGCAGCTGCACAGCCACGTCGCCAACATCGGCGACGTGCGCTCGCTGGTGATCCACCCGGCCTCCACCACGCATGCCCAGCTCAGCCCCGCCGAGCAACTGGCCACCGGGGTCAGCCCCGGCCTGGTGCGGTTGGCCGTCGGCCTCGAGGGCATCGACGACATCCTGGCCGACCTGGAACTGGGCTTCGCCGCGGCGCGCAAGTATGGAGCCGACACGCCGGCCGCCGGGGACGCACAGGCCGTGGCGGCCTTCTGA